AAATTTTTCAATTCCAGATCAGATGTTTTCTGATAATCCATTGTGAATAATAGGGGTGGGGGAAATGTCCGATTCTTAGATGCTTCGCTATTCGGACGTGGACGATTCTGAATCGATTCACAAACGTCCAAATGTCGATTATTTAAATGAAGTAATACGGACGGTTCTAACATGCGGATCCCACCTCGCCGTGAGATCCCAACAGCTCCTTCTAACTGAAAAGCAGACGTGTGGAAACACTTCGGCTTCTACAGCCGAACTGAACAAGAGCCACGTTATTGTGACGTTTTCAAGGTGTCGTGCAGGGAAATATCATCCTCCGTGAACACGGATGTTTTGTTTCTGTGCTGCAGCGTTGTGCTCCGGCGTCCGGCAAAAATAGAAGCTCTACATCTGTGACGGAGCCGGTGGAAGCGCAGTCATTGGTTAGAACTGAAACGTAACTTTTAAACGTAACTTTTGAATGGTTAACTCCATTCCACCCCACGTAACTTTCCACTTCGCACGCATTTCCATTAGTTTAACAACATATAATGGAAATTAATTATTACAAATGCACTGTTTCCCAAAATAGCAAGTCATGAATGCTTattcagagagagaaaaagaaacgtTGTGAAAAAGTGCATCAATCTACAGAAATTAAAGACCCATCAGTAATCGTTTTAATGGAATCGTAGCCCCTGAATGGTAATCGAATCGGGAGGTGCCCAAAGATTCCCACCCCTAGTGaatcatatttattttatttgtttcaaaaGCAGCTGAACACCCTGGATGACACTACAAAATGAATAACATTAAATGAGGGGATTCCTGCACACAGCAGTAACTCCACACAATGATTCTTTCAAGTGAGTAATGACTAACAACAAATTTCATTATTTTGCTGCAAAAATGATAAACTATTAATCAATTCTATTCAATTTattgggttttgttttttggaacaAGTTCCAATGTGTCCCAACTCCTTTGGAACTGGGGTTCTATGTCAGAAATACTGTCATAGCGCCTgccattaaatgattaaaagaaatgATTCAATCAAAGCTCAAGGCACATTAAGTGGTATTTAATTACTATGTAATGTTGCCAAAGTGAAGTCCTTACTGAGATGGGCCTCCATGTGTTGAGGTCTTGTGATGAATATCATTCCATGTGACCATATTGTTCCTGCCACTGGTGGTGGATTGACCAATGGTGAAAATGAGCCTCTGATCAAAGGCCCGCTGCAGCAGTTTCAGGATGGCCCTGCCTTCTGACGTGTCTGGCAGATAAGCTGTTCGGGACCCGCCTTGGAATGCCTGACCCGGGTTTGGATGCTCCTCCTGCAGACGGGCAGAACTCTGGTAAAATACCTTCATTTATACGGCACCACGTCACAAGGCCAATCAACTTAATGAAGAACTTATTCCAGTCAACAATCAAACTGTGCAACATGATGCTCATTGTATGTATTACAATGCACAATCTTAGCACTGTCTCTTTGCAACATCTTAATCACTTCTGATCACATGAACTGTCGCATGAGGACATtctacatttgttttttttagctcgAGACATTACCAGATCCATGAGGGAGTGATTTACTAAATGTTTCTGGGAGCATTATTTATTGTGTGTAGACCTTGCAGCTTTGTTTGGGccttctgatttattttgtgGCTGTAAACTTAGTATTCGTGCATACAGAGTGGGTTTTCCCCCCACCTGTAAGCAGTTAGGTAACAGCAAACTTCTGATATCTATCTTGAAATCCTTGAGTAAATATGCGACTTGTTCACAGCAATAGATCCCCTTACAGAgtcaaaaagaaaatctattgATTAGACAACACAAATGTTTTCTTACCCTTACATATGGATGCTGATCTATGGAACTTATCATCCTCTTTAGGCTCCTTAAATGTAGCTGTGCTCTTACCTTTTGAATGCCATTTGGAATGTAATAGTGGATGATTATTGTTCCATATTTCTCATATCCAGGTAAAGATAAGTTGTCTTTGGTGATATTCATTGTGCCTCCATCAGGCTGAATCCCCTTCAGAATGCCATACAGCTGTCCACAGATTGGACATACGGGCTTGTAGTCGAAAGCTTTCTTCAGACAGTCTTTGCAGAAAGAATGCTTGCACCGCagggtttttttctctttgctttcTATCGGCTCCATACAGATTGGACATGGTTGATCGTGTTCACTTTGTTTAGGTGAAGAGCCTGATGACTTGCTGGCTGGAACTGTATTGTTGCTGGACTGTTGTGAGAGGAACATTTTCAGTTTAGCGATATGTGCAAAATGTCCTGTGACTGTGGCCTCGTTTTTGTTGTTGCTTGATTTAAAAAGGAGATGTGGAAATCTTCCATGCAGGCCCCTTTGATCATGTGGACTTAAATGGAGAGATGTGACCTCCAGATCAGAGGCAGTTCTCTGGTAGAAAGAGATGAATCGCTGTCTCACCGAGTCCAAATGTGCCACGTCAGCAGGGTGGAAGGATTCACGAGTTGGTCTCAAAGTCACCAGGACTGAGCCAGGGGCTTTACTTTGTACAGACCTGGTGTCACGCTGTGTTTCAATAACAAAACATCTACCTGCAatctttttaagtttttctGCACAAATTTGCTCAATGTAGTCCATTACAACCCCAGACACGCTCACAGATTCCACAGAAGTGGTGGCGTGGTGATTAGTCTGAGCCCGAGTCCGTCCATATGTGGCAGAATGGAAATCTTTTCCTTGTTGCAGTTTAAACACGAGCTTCTCCAGCTCCTCAAAGGTCCCCCTAACTTTGTAGCAGGAACCTACTTTCTCAGCGGAACAGAAGGTAAGAATCTCCTTTAATCTTCCAGGCTCTCCATAATCAGCTTCATCTATGATGATGGTGACGTCTGTGAGAAACTGTAACACAAACAGACAGCTGCAGTTGTTCATTAGGTCTGTACAACCGCGACAGTTATATTCATTTTCTCTGCTGGCAATGCACACATCAAGcactttttatttgatttttaacaTGATGTGGATGCAATGTGACTTCTGCTCTGCTCTACCAATATCCGGATTTTTCTTGAACACAGCGTCATCTGACCAAACCACCACTGGACTGACTTAAACCCAATGTCTGTGCCACTGTGTACATATACAATGGTCACCCAGACACAGTAACAAGAAGCGAGAAGTCCTCGCTGCTCCACGGCCTCCTCTCTGTGGTCCAACTGCGCTCACTCCAGCCCTGGCTTTGTTTGGCTGTGCGAACATGCACGGGGGATTACGGGATTCGCGTTTATAAGCAACTTTCAAGGTAAAAGCATGATTCCTTCCTATTTTACATTCTGACAGTCATTTTCACAttgaatcattttaaaaattAGATCCCCATTACATTTCACGCATAAGTTACACATCCCCAAAGTAAGTCAGCCGGGTTTcaaaattaaatgcatttaaaatgcCGTACAGGCCTATAGGCCTTCTTACCTGAGTCTACCAGCTGAG
This Odontesthes bonariensis isolate fOdoBon6 chromosome 6, fOdoBon6.hap1, whole genome shotgun sequence DNA region includes the following protein-coding sequences:
- the LOC142382364 gene encoding uncharacterized protein LOC142382364; amino-acid sequence: MEFLTDVTIIIDEADYGEPGRLKEILTFCSAEKVGSCYKVRGTFEELEKLVFKLQQGKDFHSATYGRTRAQTNHHATTSVESVSVSGVVMDYIEQICAEKLKKIAGRCFVIETQRDTRSVQSKAPGSVLVTLRPTRESFHPADVAHLDSVRQRFISFYQRTASDLEVTSLHLSPHDQRGLHGRFPHLLFKSSNNKNEATVTGHFAHIAKLKMFLSQQSSNNTVPASKSSGSSPKQSEHDQPCPICMEPIESKEKKTLRCKHSFCKDCLKKAFDYKPVCPICGQLYGILKGIQPDGGTMNITKDNLSLPGYEKYGTIIIHYYIPNGIQKEEHPNPGQAFQGGSRTAYLPDTSEGRAILKLLQRAFDQRLIFTIGQSTTSGRNNMVTWNDIHHKTSTHGGPSHYGYPDPEYLSRVQEELKVKGIE